In Melitaea cinxia chromosome 29, ilMelCinx1.1, whole genome shotgun sequence, the genomic stretch aagccaAGTATATCCTGCACATAATAGACTTCAAtagcaattaataaattacatctTTTAGATTAATATACACGAATTAAAATATCTCACtaatatagtggaattcgatcgtaaaaaaagatttatacaCACCATCATCCTTCAGATAGCGTTATCCATAACAGGCGGAACAGGCCCTAAGTATTAAGTTTAGAATATTGTATTAGCATACATTAACGATACAGGCAGATGTTATTGTTAAACAAAACTTGATATTGCTATTGGTTTTTATTGTATcctagtaattttatataaaaaaaaaacacatttttaaggACTTTCTTATTATGGCCCactaataattttgtaactttattCATATTTGTAGTATTAACAATATGTCCCCATAACTCATTTAGTAATACAGTGTCTAGTTATCATATTTATTTGGCTATtagtttaattgaaaaaatataaattctatgACCTCAAACAGATTATTTAGGAGcgatatttcgttttttttttctttttctatataaaaactacaataaaTATGTTCACAGTAAGAACTTGACGTCTACCGACAGTAAATGTATTTGGTCATATAATTAAGATATCAAACGCATCACTAAACTTTCATCTGCGGCTGTGAGTAGCTGACAAGTGTATGGTTTCATGGCTAGTAACATTTATTGGATACAATTGAACACGAACAGGAAAATGCATTtgaaatatgtatacaaaatacTTTAAGATTACATATTATTTGGTAACAAATGTTTTAGAcgtaaattcttttatttaaccATACATTGTCCGCTTAttataaaaaggaaacaaaTTCTATAGTTTCGAATGTTCTAAACGTACAATTGAGTTCATACACTGGTCCGGCCAGtctaattaagtaaatattatacacataaaaactatataatacattaatGCAGTTATATTACAATTCTTCATACATGTTAAATATACACTCAGCGACGACTTATcgcgtattattattaatattttttttaggttttttttaatcattcgcgtgaaaaataaaaactaaagaaTGATTGCTAAAAAAAGTCTAAGCGCATAATGCCAGCCTTgtctaaatatttctttaatggGTTTCAAGAgacttttatttcaattaatacactagtataaaaattaaataattaaaattagacaTCAGAAACATGCGCATGTTACTTTACATGTGCATAAAGTGTTAGTCCCTACCATTCATTTGTATAATCGCTAACAGGCTAAATTAAAACTGGCTGGCATTTGCtatgtaaaatgttttacaTGTATTAACTATGTCACAgccacttaaattatttttaacaaagctTGCTTTACACTATAATGGACCATATTTGTCAGAGTAAAGAAGTTTATAATTCCACAAAAAATAGCCGAGCCATTTTGGAATATTTGACTACCATTCCTTGTTTATTTACTAAATCTAGAAACAAACTACGACATAGACATACCACGACATTAAGCAAATTCTTTATATAATAGAATTTTGGTTATATAAGTTACATCAACTTAGTGTTAAGTTACAACAACAATAATCTGTTTCTAGCTTTAGCGTATATTTTTAGGTCACTAATGCCTATATTTCAGACATTACATGGATATATACTGACTTCATCGAGTCATTGTCAAAATCCGTGTTATTAGTACCGTTTCATTCCAAGTCCAGTTAAAGACTCCAAAACAATTTTGGAGCTGTAAGTCATCAGCTGtgttaacaattttaaaaactaatatgtACAGAAAAGAAAAACTTTACATTTAATAAGTCTTGAtacttataatgtaaaaaaaaccaATCCGGTCTGAGTGTATTCCGTTCACGGTTTGCATTCTGTTTCATACACATGGAGATTATATATTCACACCGATAAGTTTAACGGACCACTGATAAGTTAGACACGGAACACTTTTTCACTTTCACAAGCTGTCTTCTTGATCGGTCTGGTAAGGTTCTTGCTAGAACACTAATATGGGTAGCGACGACATGTCTTCGGAGACCAGGGTCAGGCCGGGCTCCAGGGGGGCGGGGTCTCCCGGGGTGATGTTGGAGTCCCGCGGGCGTCACGTGACCTCCATGGGGGTGTCTGCGGCGCGGCGCCGGACTCCATTTGTGGCCCCGTCGTCGGGCTCCGCTAGTGGACCGTCGCCGGATATGCCTGCGTTAGAGGATGTCGTGGGTGGTGTCGACGCCTCCACTATCTCGCTGtagtaataaacatataataaatgatatgacagttaaaaactaaaacacaAATACTCAATGGCCTACAGTAGTAATTTTTACCATATCAGagttccggaaacacacaatacacaaacacaaatgcccagaataagaaaaaaaatcgaacccgcgaccaccagcgcaacagtcagtgctaTGACTTATGACAGCTACGCCAACGTTTATTAGTGCTTctgttattattacaaagtagctgcccagacagacttctcatcgttaatagtaaaattggattatttcttattagtattattaaccttccgtggaccttaaggaacatacaaaaaaaaaaataccgaaatAGGTCGAGCCactctcgagttatgcgcttagcaatattcattttatttatatagcttAGATATGCAAAGTAACTATTTTGGGACGAAGGTAAGTAGCCATTAagaatataacttttaaataggTTTATGTTGCTAATGAAATCCAATCAGACTAATACTAACTTGTCAGATTTTTTCCTTTTatctatatcattttatagttataacaattttaatgagaatataaaattaaataaacttacgCAACGGGTGTTGGTCTGGGTTGAGCTATCAGCCTCCCCTGCCTTGCTTTCAACTGTGCAGTTGTAAAAGCAATAGCCTGTACATTAGCCGATAACGCCTGACCTCCCGGCCCGGATATAGCAATTTTCTGCCCTTTTGGCAACTGAACATTCTTCTGTAACAAATTAGCAACTACCGAACTAGGTATTGACGCTGTCTTCGTTGGCGCTATGGTTATACTAGTTGATGGCTCCGAGGATGTCCGGGCGAGAGGCGTTGTGACTTGTAAAGTTCTGTTCTTTAGCTGTATCTGATGTCTCACGTGTGGGGCCCTAACGGCCGGTAGGGCCGCTCTTACAATCTGCCTTCCATCCAAACTGACGCTGACTCTATGAGGACGTGTCGTCGTCGCCATATTACCCTTTAGCGTCCCATCAAATACCACTTGCCGTTTCTTCGCATCGTTTAAATCTAATCTCGCAACCGATGCCTTTACAGGCGGAGGCTGGCGTAGTACATTCACCAAGTGCGGACCTTTTCCTAACTGGCCACCCTTTATTTCAAAGAACTGAGTGACCCCGGGTGCCGTCTTGAGTAATGCGGTTGGGGGTTTAGCATCCCCCAGGGTGGCCAGGGATACCACGGCTGGAAGTTGGGCCAGGGAGCGATTCTGGGCTAGTAGTTGCGCCCTCTGGGTGTGAGTTAGGGGGTGAGCGTGTAGCACTTTAAGCTTGCTGGGGGTCACATGGTGAACCTGAGGAGCCACAACCACAGAGGGATGGTGTAATTGCAGTGGTTTATGGCTTAGCTGAACTAATGGCGCCGAAACCCTCCGCGTGGCACTTGCCACAGTGGCTACATTAGCCACATTGGACACATTAGCTACACTGGCAACTTTCCCCGTATTGCCCGCAGTCACGTTCGCCACGCTAGCTACTGTCGCTGAACCTGAAACGATAATATGTACATTTCACATATTTAGACTACAAGCTGTACCCCGTGGTTTCACCCGCATTAATTTAAGGGAAAAATATACTCAAATATCACATAGCCTAGCATTCCTTAGTAAATGGACTCATAACAAAAGTTATTTATCAATTCGAATCAgcagtttctgagattaacgcattcaaacaaacaatcaaattatttatctttataatatcattataaaattatagatgaAGAAATACTAAAATACTAAGATCATATTACGTcattatataaacaatacaGTGAGTAGCCCGTCATGACACAGGAGCTTTAATTAGTTACCTAAATTTTTACacatatttctaaatttatgttattcttaatgataaaaatgttatCAAATAATTATCATACCGATTTCTCTATGCTGTGTATTATGCATAGGCAGAGCCACAGCTGTGAAGGGTCCATTCTGCAATAAACCAACTACCGTGCCGGCTGTAGACCCCGTCGCGCCTTGGTTTTGTAATCGAacctgaaatatttaaaaaaagatgttaATTTAACTGGTCAAGAGGTTGCCaggaaagaaaaaattaaggtcaaaataaaaaaaaaaaaaaaaaaaacagaatttttaACGCAAAATAATGATAAGGTATAGAAAGTACATAATAGATAacggaaataaatgtttgtaagtCTGTAAATTTAATACGTTTGGGCTACATCGCAATGGGGAACAGTCAACGCTTTTATTTAGCCATAGAATAAAATATGTGCTAAATTAATCTCCATACTATTTTCTTCTTCCTTttgaaaaatctataaaaaacttATCATGATTTTTATAACAAACCCACCTTCAAACTATCAGAAACAGCGACCGTCACTATCTGAGGCTGAGGCGCCTCTGACGTCACGATCGTGACGTCACCGCGCCGGTGACCCGATGTTATTATATGCTTCTTAAGGGGAGAATGCTTCACCGTCTTTAAAACCCCATGAGCGACGGGGACCTCATCTTTCCTCTTGACCTTGATCTCGTTGACCTCCTCGGTAGTTATCTTTGAAGTCGGCACAGGGGACTTCCCCGGTTTAAGGACTTCCTTGACCTCTTTGACCTCCTTGAGCTCCTTGATCTTGGGTGTTTCGTAAGGGACGATTTTCTCTAAATACATCGGCTCCCTACCCGGCGCGGAAATTTGAACGCTGGTCGAACCGAATTCGTATTGCTCCGTACGTTTCTTCCTTTCCTTTTCTTCGAGGCCAGAGCCGGCGCGCCTTTCCGGGCTCTGGCCTTGCAATAAAAAAGAATCTTTCGCATCCACATCCTTAACCAACTCATCGAGTAAATCATCCGTTATCGCTATCTTCTTATCGTCTTTAGTTAGATCGACATCCGCTAGAGCTTTGAGATCGGTTTCAGATAGTATGCTTTCGACTTGCGCTTCGGTTAGTCCTGTGAAATTTTCCGTTAATAAATCTTCTCCGCTTATATCTAGACTTCCGCTATTGTCAGCTTCAGGGTTGACGTCACCATAGAGATCGCCGAGAGTAAACTCCGCAGTGGTAAAGACATCCATAGCCCCAGATGAAGGTAAAGACATCAGTTCGACGGATATCGGAGTGTCTAGCGCGATAGGAAACTGATCGTCAGACGGTTTTTCGACGTAGGGTGGTGATGGAGGCGGTGTTTTTGGTCGGAAG encodes the following:
- the LOC123667762 gene encoding uncharacterized protein LOC123667762; this translates as MSKLSFRARALDASKPMPIYLAEELPDLPDYSAINRAVPQMPSGMEKEEESEHHLQRAISGTGLIIPTPEVCQVSDVDFYERCYPPDYKMPKQHIHMQPLWEEQEAPEYDIDSEDERWLKQQRHPELTELKFEQMMDKLERSSGQTVVTLNEAKLLLERHDDLVIAVYDYWLNKRLNTQHPLVLSVKTDSRPGQSANNPYLAFRRRTEKMQTRKNRKNDESSYEKMLKLRRDLARALSLLELVARRERAKRELVRLTALLAERRYAAGDFASQLLPDPPPRCYTAVPLTAPSFRREYTVTHYPPRAPSTPVDQPRQREKRPYKRRKHRHHTPAAHPHRDSGVCTSSEEETAPPDDGPFAFRRKPGCYYEMPTSTLYGDPVDPENPSKDGMFEHEIDERMRYTLTSVRQPYERCVGFARRRLGRGGRVLLDRRASPLDALWPRLPPRRAPARPQVELENKPHRTPTEVTTDYHTDGKYPWRHAFRKHLAENPHLWTVPVKPSVDDLKLDVADVKLDLGDVKLDVDDVKLDVDDLKLDVDDVKLDSMEVASDKLLPDLSDSVTDSVSDKARTIDSYVRENLRRVIRKRSWSGCSDSSYDSEESLQPVEKEFEKFINEVNKKWLHFRPKTPPPSPPYVEKPSDDQFPIALDTPISVELMSLPSSGAMDVFTTAEFTLGDLYGDVNPEADNSGSLDISGEDLLTENFTGLTEAQVESILSETDLKALADVDLTKDDKKIAITDDLLDELVKDVDAKDSFLLQGQSPERRAGSGLEEKERKKRTEQYEFGSTSVQISAPGREPMYLEKIVPYETPKIKELKEVKEVKEVLKPGKSPVPTSKITTEEVNEIKVKRKDEVPVAHGVLKTVKHSPLKKHIITSGHRRGDVTIVTSEAPQPQIVTVAVSDSLKVRLQNQGATGSTAGTVVGLLQNGPFTAVALPMHNTQHREIGSATVASVANVTAGNTGKVASVANVSNVANVATVASATRRVSAPLVQLSHKPLQLHHPSVVVAPQVHHVTPSKLKVLHAHPLTHTQRAQLLAQNRSLAQLPAVVSLATLGDAKPPTALLKTAPGVTQFFEIKGGQLGKGPHLVNVLRQPPPVKASVARLDLNDAKKRQVVFDGTLKGNMATTTRPHRVSVSLDGRQIVRAALPAVRAPHVRHQIQLKNRTLQVTTPLARTSSEPSTSITIAPTKTASIPSSVVANLLQKNVQLPKGQKIAISGPGGQALSANVQAIAFTTAQLKARQGRLIAQPRPTPVAEIVEASTPPTTSSNAGISGDGPLAEPDDGATNGVRRRAADTPMEVT